A region of Pirellulales bacterium DNA encodes the following proteins:
- a CDS encoding c-type cytochrome, producing the protein MIRVRATTRVDATSRCVCALVVLGSFAAGCDLRGRPNPDDRPVPANAVVDFDTLYRVNCAGCHGAEGSFGAAPPLNDQLFLEIVPDETLHEVIRRGREGTPMPAFSTEYGGTLTDEQVQALANGLKSHWLEGAKSEAKNAPAYLVGNEMTIGEETALGAQLFADACAGCHGENGQGGSAGPLDDASFLALISDQALRRIVITGRPDLGMPTFAGDDGRDGDFKPLTSRQVSAIVALLAEWRAASPAQAGHGPLVGEARHGAKQ; encoded by the coding sequence GTGATTCGCGTACGAGCAACAACCAGAGTCGACGCGACATCTCGCTGCGTCTGTGCGCTCGTCGTCCTCGGGTCGTTCGCAGCGGGCTGCGACTTGCGCGGCCGGCCGAATCCCGACGATCGCCCCGTTCCTGCAAACGCGGTCGTCGATTTTGACACTTTGTATCGCGTGAACTGCGCCGGCTGTCACGGCGCGGAGGGAAGTTTTGGCGCGGCGCCGCCGCTCAACGATCAACTGTTTCTCGAGATCGTTCCCGATGAAACTCTGCACGAGGTCATCCGCCGCGGACGGGAGGGCACCCCCATGCCCGCGTTCAGCACGGAGTATGGCGGCACGCTCACCGACGAGCAGGTGCAGGCTCTGGCAAATGGCCTGAAGTCGCATTGGCTGGAAGGCGCGAAAAGCGAAGCCAAGAATGCGCCGGCGTATCTCGTCGGTAACGAAATGACGATCGGCGAAGAGACGGCGCTCGGCGCACAGCTCTTCGCCGATGCCTGCGCTGGTTGTCACGGCGAGAATGGCCAAGGAGGTAGCGCCGGTCCACTCGACGACGCATCGTTCTTGGCGCTCATCAGCGATCAGGCCTTGCGGCGGATCGTGATTACCGGTCGACCCGATCTTGGCATGCCGACGTTCGCCGGCGATGACGGTCGTGATGGGGATTTCAAGCCGCTCACCTCGCGACAAGTGTCGGCGATCGTGGCGCTTTTGGCCGAATGGCGCGCGGCAAGTCCTGCACAAGCTGGTCACGGGCCGCTGGTCGGCGAAGCACGGCACGGAGCAAAACAATGA
- a CDS encoding Rieske 2Fe-2S domain-containing protein: MTPSDQPGVTAEPVRRPFFRLLTFLTGGIAAAAAGIPILQYFFSEKPKETIWVPLGLAKDFREGETRQVTFDNPLRQPWDGIVAHTGVFVRNEGVDGQGKPRFLILAANCAHLGCPVSWFPQSGLFMCPCHGGVYYANGARASGPPPRGLFHCVWRIEDERLEIQAPHYPTLQDTLDRARDSRALACDSHDASSHDATLHDADEQLS; the protein is encoded by the coding sequence ATGACGCCTTCTGACCAGCCCGGGGTTACTGCAGAGCCGGTGCGGCGACCGTTCTTTCGCCTGCTGACGTTCCTTACCGGAGGCATTGCGGCCGCCGCGGCCGGTATTCCGATTCTGCAATACTTCTTTTCGGAAAAGCCGAAAGAGACGATTTGGGTACCGCTAGGGTTGGCGAAGGATTTTCGTGAAGGAGAAACCCGGCAGGTCACGTTCGACAATCCGCTGCGTCAGCCGTGGGACGGCATCGTCGCGCACACGGGCGTCTTTGTTCGCAATGAAGGCGTTGATGGCCAGGGGAAGCCGCGTTTTCTGATCCTGGCCGCGAATTGTGCGCATCTTGGTTGCCCCGTCTCCTGGTTTCCACAGTCGGGGTTGTTCATGTGCCCCTGTCACGGCGGCGTTTACTACGCCAACGGCGCCCGGGCCTCGGGACCGCCGCCACGCGGGCTCTTTCATTGCGTGTGGCGCATCGAAGACGAGCGGCTCGAGATCCAGGCTCCGCATTATCCCACGTTGCAAGACACGCTTGATCGCGCGCGCGATTCGCGTGCACTCGCCTGCGATTCACACGACGCCAGTTCGCACGACGCCACTTTGCACGACGCTGATGAGCAACTGTCATGA
- a CDS encoding cytochrome b N-terminal domain-containing protein, whose amino-acid sequence MRRIFAALGTWLDSRLGFTETIWPMMRHPIPRGAAGPMGWWYVFGSASMTLLMLQIVTGIGLALVYVPAADKAYESLLYLDYEQPAGWFLRALHYYAGSGMVVLVLAHMTQVFLHGAYKYPRELTWILGVVLLLCTLGMFFTGQVLRWDPDAYWGLAVAGSMAGRVPVMGPRVVQMVLGGAIIGGDSLSRFFTLHVFVIPGALLMALAVHLWLVLKCGVSAPPVPGEIVDPRTYDAAYHDQLKRDGVPFFGDALLKDIFFSSLAVIVVVALAAMLGPKGPSGVPDPAIGGANPRPEWPFLWLFALLSLSPPETETFIILVFPVILIGLLFLVPFLSNRGERAPSRRPVAVLAVVVIYSVLATLTYEGATAPWSPDMTAWSGAPVPQSMIEGSSPLQLQGAVMFQNKNCRNCHALEGVGGKRGPDLTFVGVRLTRDQLIDQISNGTPGGGNMPAYGQQMRPAEMTALVAFLVARRPENEPAADDPAVPQSDASTKQASVAGRSPHSALADDGRSP is encoded by the coding sequence ATGAGACGTATCTTCGCGGCCCTAGGTACATGGCTCGACAGTCGGCTCGGCTTCACCGAGACGATCTGGCCCATGATGCGGCATCCCATCCCCCGCGGCGCCGCGGGGCCGATGGGCTGGTGGTATGTCTTTGGCAGCGCGTCGATGACGCTTCTGATGCTGCAAATCGTGACCGGAATCGGCCTGGCGCTCGTCTACGTACCGGCGGCCGACAAGGCGTATGAGAGCCTGCTTTATCTCGATTACGAGCAACCGGCCGGCTGGTTCCTCCGCGCGCTGCACTACTACGCGGGGTCGGGCATGGTGGTGCTCGTGCTCGCCCACATGACGCAGGTGTTTCTGCACGGAGCGTACAAGTACCCACGTGAGTTGACCTGGATACTGGGCGTGGTGCTGCTGTTGTGCACGTTGGGCATGTTCTTCACCGGCCAGGTGCTTCGCTGGGACCCTGACGCCTACTGGGGCCTCGCGGTAGCCGGATCGATGGCGGGCCGTGTCCCTGTGATGGGGCCGCGCGTCGTGCAAATGGTGCTCGGCGGCGCGATCATCGGCGGCGACTCGCTCAGCCGCTTCTTCACGCTTCATGTGTTCGTCATCCCGGGCGCCTTGCTGATGGCGCTTGCCGTGCATTTATGGCTGGTGCTCAAGTGCGGCGTCAGCGCGCCGCCGGTCCCTGGCGAGATCGTTGATCCGCGCACTTACGACGCCGCCTATCATGACCAGCTCAAACGTGACGGCGTTCCCTTTTTCGGCGATGCGCTGCTGAAAGACATATTCTTTTCCTCGCTGGCGGTCATCGTCGTCGTGGCGCTCGCGGCGATGCTCGGTCCGAAAGGGCCCAGCGGTGTCCCCGATCCCGCGATCGGCGGCGCCAATCCGCGCCCCGAGTGGCCCTTTCTGTGGCTCTTTGCTCTTCTGTCGTTGAGCCCGCCGGAAACCGAGACGTTCATCATTCTGGTCTTTCCGGTGATCCTGATCGGACTGCTGTTCTTGGTTCCTTTTTTGAGCAATCGTGGCGAGCGCGCGCCCAGCCGGCGGCCAGTGGCCGTCCTCGCCGTCGTCGTCATTTACTCCGTGTTGGCAACATTAACGTACGAAGGAGCCACGGCTCCCTGGTCGCCCGATATGACAGCCTGGAGCGGCGCACCCGTGCCTCAGAGCATGATCGAAGGCAGCAGCCCGCTCCAACTGCAGGGCGCCGTCATGTTTCAGAACAAGAACTGTCGTAACTGTCACGCGCTGGAAGGGGTGGGCGGGAAGCGTGGTCCCGACCTGACGTTCGTCGGCGTGCGGCTCACGCGCGATCAGCTGATCGATCAAATCAGCAACGGCACGCCCGGCGGCGGGAACATGCCGGCCTATGGCCAGCAAATGCGCCCGGCCGAGATGACGGCGCTCGTGGCGTTTCTGGTCGCGAGGCGCCCCGAAAATGAACCGGCCGCGGATGATCCCGCCGTGCCTCAATCGGACGCCTCGACAAAACAAGCTTCCGTTGCCGGCCGCTCGCCGCACAGTGCTCTTGCTGATGACGGTCGTTCACCATGA
- a CDS encoding cytochrome c oxidase assembly protein, with translation MNETLDAFVRSWPWHPWLWAFVALSIAIYARGFVYWHGRDPARWPLARLMAFLAAMMSVFLALGSPIEPFSALLLEVHMLQHLLLMMVAAPLFWLSAPLFPFLRGLPAPVRIYWVIPSLRSRFLRELGARLTHPVTALAIYVVATWGWHVPVIYELALRSTAWHYVEHMCFLTAALLFWYGIVRPFPSRPRWSAWLVLPALLLADVQNTILSALFTFSSRPLYPHYANGPRIGGISALDDQLAAGVFMWVPGSVAFLLPLFVIAARLMYGPRPAAATVTNRRSSQLMQLPVLDQPPWSASALAAQQRGFDLLRVPLVGRFLAWRHARVALQLPLLALALLVMGDGFFSAAPGPMNLAGVLPWIHWRGVVVLVLLVGGNFVCTCCPFTLPRRLLGRVLPEGRAWPQFLQNKGLSIALMLAFFWAYEAYSLWNNPWLTAWLVLGYFVIALVVDSLYRGGSFCKYVCPIGQFNFVLSLCSPLGVSIRNPQVCATCTTKECIRGSQTSPGCELGLFQPRKQGNMDCTFCIDCIHACPHENVGVLRASRAALWQSWSNANIRTDHAVLVAVIVFAAFANAAGMVAPVLAWQDRVVQSIGLDHLTLATLSFLLLFVVLPTTLTGIVVALSARSVSKWRETLCRYGYALLPLGFAMWLAHYGFHLATSYGSIVPTTQRFLADLGLAGFGRPRWALSCCVAVADWIPRAEILALDVGLLASLYIAYRIAVRDRARLLLREFIPWALLCLALFGAGVWIVLQPMEMRGMLPSAASTMARLNP, from the coding sequence ATGAACGAGACGTTGGATGCCTTCGTTCGCTCCTGGCCCTGGCATCCGTGGCTGTGGGCTTTTGTGGCGTTGAGCATCGCTATCTACGCGCGCGGCTTTGTCTATTGGCACGGGCGGGACCCGGCCCGCTGGCCGCTTGCCCGGCTCATGGCTTTCTTGGCCGCGATGATGAGCGTATTCTTGGCGCTCGGCTCACCGATCGAGCCATTCTCGGCCTTGCTGCTGGAGGTGCATATGCTCCAGCATCTGTTACTGATGATGGTCGCGGCGCCGCTTTTTTGGCTGAGCGCGCCCTTGTTCCCTTTTTTGCGTGGGTTGCCAGCGCCGGTGCGCATCTACTGGGTGATACCGTCATTGCGGTCGCGATTTCTGCGCGAGTTGGGCGCTCGTCTCACGCACCCTGTCACGGCGCTTGCGATTTATGTCGTGGCGACCTGGGGCTGGCACGTTCCTGTTATCTACGAATTGGCACTGCGGTCAACGGCGTGGCATTACGTGGAACATATGTGCTTTCTAACGGCCGCGCTCTTGTTCTGGTACGGCATCGTGCGTCCGTTTCCCAGCCGACCCCGGTGGTCCGCCTGGTTGGTATTGCCAGCGCTCCTCTTGGCCGACGTGCAGAACACGATTCTTTCCGCGCTCTTTACGTTTTCGTCGCGCCCCTTGTATCCCCATTACGCAAACGGTCCGCGCATTGGCGGGATCTCGGCTCTCGATGATCAGCTTGCCGCGGGCGTATTCATGTGGGTGCCCGGCTCGGTGGCGTTTTTGCTGCCGCTGTTCGTGATCGCTGCGCGATTGATGTACGGGCCGCGACCCGCCGCGGCGACGGTGACGAACCGCCGATCGTCGCAGTTGATGCAGTTGCCCGTGCTTGATCAGCCGCCATGGTCAGCTAGCGCGCTTGCGGCCCAGCAGCGAGGATTCGACCTGCTGCGCGTACCGCTGGTCGGACGATTTCTCGCTTGGCGACATGCACGAGTCGCGCTGCAACTGCCACTTTTGGCGCTGGCACTACTGGTGATGGGAGATGGTTTTTTCTCCGCGGCGCCGGGGCCGATGAATCTGGCCGGAGTGCTTCCCTGGATTCATTGGCGGGGAGTTGTGGTATTGGTATTGCTCGTGGGAGGTAACTTCGTCTGCACGTGTTGCCCTTTCACGCTGCCGCGACGATTGCTTGGCCGAGTTCTGCCCGAGGGGCGCGCCTGGCCGCAGTTTCTGCAAAATAAGGGCCTCTCGATCGCGCTGATGCTGGCGTTCTTCTGGGCTTACGAGGCGTATTCGCTGTGGAACAATCCCTGGTTGACCGCCTGGCTCGTGCTGGGATATTTCGTGATCGCTCTGGTCGTAGACTCGCTCTATCGCGGCGGGTCGTTCTGCAAGTATGTCTGTCCGATCGGCCAGTTCAATTTCGTCCTCTCACTGTGCTCGCCGCTGGGAGTAAGTATTCGCAATCCTCAAGTCTGCGCCACCTGCACGACGAAGGAATGCATTCGCGGTAGCCAGACGAGCCCGGGTTGCGAACTGGGGCTCTTCCAGCCGCGCAAGCAGGGCAACATGGATTGCACGTTTTGCATCGACTGCATACACGCCTGCCCACACGAGAACGTCGGCGTGCTTCGCGCCAGCCGCGCGGCGTTATGGCAATCGTGGTCGAATGCGAATATTCGCACCGATCATGCCGTGCTGGTCGCCGTGATTGTCTTCGCGGCATTCGCCAATGCGGCCGGTATGGTCGCCCCGGTGCTTGCCTGGCAGGATCGGGTCGTGCAATCGATCGGCCTCGACCACTTGACGTTGGCAACGCTCAGTTTTTTGCTGCTGTTCGTCGTGCTGCCGACGACCTTGACCGGTATCGTCGTGGCCCTAAGCGCTCGCTCGGTGAGCAAATGGCGCGAGACCTTGTGCCGCTACGGTTACGCGCTCTTGCCGCTGGGATTCGCGATGTGGCTGGCCCATTACGGATTCCACCTTGCGACTAGCTACGGCAGCATCGTGCCGACCACGCAGCGATTCCTCGCCGACCTGGGCCTGGCAGGATTCGGACGACCGCGTTGGGCCTTGTCGTGTTGCGTCGCCGTCGCCGATTGGATCCCCCGCGCCGAGATTCTGGCTCTCGACGTCGGGCTGCTCGCCTCGCTGTACATCGCCTATCGCATCGCGGTCAGGGACCGCGCGCGATTGTTGCTTCGAGAGTTCATTCCCTGGGCGCTGCTCTGCCTGGCACTGTTCGGTGCCGGCGTATGGATCGTTCTTCAGCCCATGGAAATGCGAGGCATGCTCCCGAGCGCCGCCAGTACGATGGCAAGGCTGAATCCATGA
- a CDS encoding PepSY domain-containing protein codes for MSITSLEQSTTVVPGDRGVGHPPPSAPRPSRSGDRLYRIIWRWHFYAGMIIAPVLIVVSATGALYIFKDELEGVLHPGVTYVEPATERASYEQQLAAARAAVGPDYKIGLMQVFMNPKRATALAMGGKTFQFGYVDPYRGHYLGSIEKGGFSDIVLDLHRTLFLGTTGRIIVELTTCWTIVLAVTGIYLWWPRKANQVWGVWLPRLRRKPYVILRDLHTVSGIYVAVIAIVIALTGLIYTYVWGSGFQYAARKTDAYDMFSKPMPSKSPPEAPEVAIDRIVEIAQQRMPGNNLSIWFPRAPNAVYLVTANNERGPGVNEILFMDRATGEILEDRYNSQTKMFYWLGTWNFPLHVGTIWGLPSKILWFVTCLILMAAPVTGIWMWWERRPTGRLGLPRRVDARRPRWLVATVIGTSLLLPALGLSVVAVLLGEQLLSRLRR; via the coding sequence ATGAGCATCACGTCACTCGAACAATCGACGACCGTCGTGCCTGGCGATCGCGGTGTGGGCCATCCGCCCCCCTCCGCCCCTCGGCCGTCGCGTTCGGGCGACCGGCTATATCGCATCATCTGGCGCTGGCATTTCTATGCGGGAATGATTATCGCGCCGGTGCTGATCGTGGTCTCGGCCACGGGTGCGCTCTACATCTTCAAGGACGAGCTGGAGGGCGTGCTGCATCCGGGAGTAACGTATGTCGAACCGGCAACCGAGCGCGCTTCGTACGAGCAGCAATTGGCTGCGGCCCGCGCCGCTGTTGGCCCGGACTATAAGATCGGGTTGATGCAAGTGTTCATGAACCCCAAGCGGGCCACCGCCCTGGCCATGGGAGGCAAAACCTTCCAGTTCGGTTATGTCGATCCGTATCGCGGGCACTATCTCGGTTCTATCGAGAAGGGAGGCTTCTCCGACATCGTGCTCGATCTGCACCGAACATTGTTTCTGGGAACGACGGGCCGGATCATCGTCGAACTCACCACTTGCTGGACGATCGTGCTCGCCGTGACGGGCATCTATCTGTGGTGGCCGCGGAAAGCGAATCAAGTGTGGGGCGTGTGGCTACCGCGATTGCGGCGCAAGCCTTATGTGATCCTGCGCGACTTGCACACTGTAAGCGGCATCTACGTGGCCGTGATCGCGATCGTGATCGCACTGACCGGCCTGATCTATACCTACGTGTGGGGCAGCGGTTTTCAATACGCCGCGCGGAAGACCGACGCCTACGACATGTTTTCCAAACCGATGCCGTCGAAGTCTCCGCCCGAGGCCCCCGAGGTGGCAATCGATCGGATCGTGGAAATCGCGCAGCAAAGGATGCCGGGCAACAACTTGAGCATCTGGTTTCCGCGGGCCCCGAACGCGGTATACCTGGTGACAGCCAACAACGAGCGCGGCCCGGGGGTCAACGAGATCCTGTTCATGGACCGCGCCACAGGCGAGATCCTGGAGGATCGTTACAACAGTCAGACGAAGATGTTTTACTGGCTGGGAACGTGGAATTTTCCTCTGCACGTCGGCACGATTTGGGGACTGCCGAGCAAGATTCTGTGGTTCGTGACGTGCCTGATCCTCATGGCGGCTCCCGTAACCGGCATTTGGATGTGGTGGGAGCGCCGCCCGACGGGCCGCCTCGGTCTTCCCCGTCGCGTGGATGCCCGCCGCCCCCGCTGGCTTGTCGCCACCGTCATCGGCACGAGCCTTCTGCTTCCGGCCCTCGGCCTTTCGGTGGTGGCGGTGCTGTTGGGAGAGCAACTGCTGTCGCGCTTGCGAAGGTGA
- a CDS encoding HD domain-containing protein — MSNPSSALAIPDSQLANEATGILREYSTELLINHSLRVYLFAAEQGRQQNLRFDAELLYIAAVFHDLGLTKQFSSQDERFEVDGANAAREFLTARNVPEVRLETVWQAIALHTTPGVTHHMRPEVALLYTGVGLDVLGSGFDKFPAELRDEIVARYPRKRFREEFIKEYFAGFAHKPETTYGTVNAGVCERYITGFRSPNACDLIAASPFSDSE, encoded by the coding sequence ATGTCAAATCCGTCGTCCGCCCTCGCCATCCCCGATTCGCAGCTTGCGAACGAGGCCACGGGCATCCTGCGCGAATACTCCACCGAGCTACTTATTAATCACTCCCTGCGCGTCTATTTGTTCGCGGCCGAGCAGGGCCGTCAACAAAATCTGCGCTTCGACGCGGAACTCCTTTATATCGCCGCGGTATTTCACGATCTCGGTCTGACCAAGCAGTTCTCGAGCCAGGACGAACGCTTCGAGGTCGATGGTGCAAACGCCGCCCGAGAGTTCCTTACCGCACGTAACGTTCCTGAAGTGCGTCTGGAAACCGTCTGGCAAGCCATTGCCCTACACACGACTCCGGGCGTCACTCATCACATGCGTCCCGAGGTGGCTCTGCTCTATACGGGCGTCGGTCTCGACGTGCTCGGAAGTGGATTCGATAAGTTTCCCGCGGAGTTGCGCGATGAAATCGTCGCCCGCTATCCTCGCAAGCGTTTCCGAGAAGAGTTCATCAAGGAGTACTTCGCTGGCTTTGCCCACAAGCCGGAAACTACCTACGGCACCGTCAACGCCGGCGTGTGTGAACGCTACATCACCGGCTTTCGAAGTCCGAACGCCTGCGACTTGATCGCGGCGTCCCCCTTTTCAGACTCCGAATAG